Genomic window (Culex pipiens pallens isolate TS chromosome 3, TS_CPP_V2, whole genome shotgun sequence):
atttttaaaaatcgaaaaactgcaaatatttcgctaaaattaaactttcggtggctatatcttgaaaacggagccctttatcaaaaaatctgtaaagtacttttcaattttgcattaaaaaataatgtcaaatttgtttttgcatgaaacctcgattttttccaaaaatcactatttttttcaaaaattaataactcggcggcagattttttgaccatgtttttctatggctcaaaagttgcggatttttgtcccctaaaacatatcaaaaaatctcgaaaatcaaaaaacacgtatttttggaaattgagttttagtgaaaaaaaagttgataaaaaaatctgcaaatttttttttccgtgtacctatttttttctcaaaagtcctcaacaatacctacagctttgccgaagacaccaaattgatcagaaaattcactcaaaagttacagctgtttgaatatttacataccatttttgtatggacagctgccaaaattgtatggaaacttgtatgggtgaaccaatgacgcaaaatagcttatttggtcatagggaaggcccccacaaagtttgagccaaatcaaaaaatataaataaaatccatttccggtgttggtagagaattgctcagttatttattttatttgttagcgtttttgaaatcttatctacttaaatttcaaataagaatggtacacatcaaccagagcttttgcacgaagatttttgttacagacattttagtagcttcaaagaaattcaaaatcttgatcaaaatataataaacaagccttacccgacaaacttcgtcttgtcattTGTTCgcttcttgacgtttttagtttgtttgattattcagcctcctatgatcaaaatttgattttacgcagcttttcccatacaatctgcagatcttccggaatcggttccagagtggccaaagttgtcactttttggcgtaagaaccttccttgggcttatacgaacccaacgcagcaaagagcgctccgatccgattttccgttatcaactgattcgagttcgaacaaaaccgtcgaaattttatatatatatagataacgaaaaaataaaacttaaagaaagcaatataataaaataaataacaagatACCTGTACCAAATGtatgcaatttaaaattgttgatctTAATTTTGATACTCTTGGATTGTTATTTGATGTAAAAACATTCTGTGAAATTTCCTTCTGGtccgggaaaaccgggaaaaaattaattttggacCGTTTTTTAGAAAACGGTAAACTAACTTTTagtttcggtcattcgtttttttgtattttttaatccggctgaaactgaaacagctgtctatacaaaaatgatatatgaaaattcaaaaaacagtatcttttttaggatttttttgattaatttggataaggactacatagaaaaaaaaaaaaatgatacacagtaaaacaattttttgtatttttttatttcactttttgtcactaaaacttgatttgcaacaaaacactatttttatttttttttctcattttctgatatattttaagggacatcaaatgccaacttttcagacatTTGCAGAGTGTGCAAAGAATCTTTgggcgagttatgatttttttttaataaacactgttttttttcaaaaaatcgaaacaacggtcgcaaaaatttcaacttctttttttgatgcaaaatcgaattagcaatcaaaaagttctttagggaaattttgataagaggtaccgtttccaagttaaggtcatttttaggtaacttttttgaaaatagtctcagttattcattttttagaattagtgcccacatttaaaaaaaaaatttgaagagctaagaaaattctatatataggggagagtggggagacttgatcccctttttttgtatcgcacataactctgtcaatttctcacaaaactatgatctttttgcatgaattgaaagcttgaacattcaactatgtttggctgataagggtatttcatcagataaactcttcgaaccatgccaagcgtttaaaaaaaaaattaaacctgcattttcaaaatgttgggggtaatttgatccccctttaaacattttgaaaaatcttaagcaaaatattttttatgcatccaaacttttaattttctttaagttaaagcaatttcacattaaacctgtacgtttaaGTTCACAATATagcaagtttagcatgcaaaatatttaaaaacttaaaattttcttttttaggccaaaattgagcatgtttacaaaagctgataatttttgtttacaaaacttttgaaaaatggttcaaactgcatttagttatgtacaactatactaaaggaaactatgtacgaaaacccagctcaattatttaatcttgaggctgattccagtgactgtaaaaatgcagggatcaagtctccctaaacgtacttttttaaacaattgattgtaaaaatagtatgacgataaatttaacgtcaaatgcgtaagggttttggagttgatatgtttatcaaacaattcatgcataaaaaatattttttcgagtaatttttgagtgttttctatacttatcaaaacaaagaaaaaagatctctttgaagttttttgcagcactttttagaaaaatgtgtgtagctcaatctaaacattttttatttttttttctttgttttctacaatgagttttagtaaatttcgcacaactttctagaacaaagctagttgttttacccacatgctgacgagatacaggcttgggatcaagtgtccccggggatcaagtctccccactctcccctacttccCTTTTTGTACttagttgatacgacccttagttgctgagatattgccatgcgaaggtttaaaaacaggaaaatttattccaaacaacccaccaatgGTGggccaccattttctaacgtcgatatctcagcaactaatggtccgatttacaatgttaaaatataaaacatttgtgaaattttccgatcttttcgaaaacaatatttaaaaaaaatcaagactaacatttcaaaagggctaaacattcaatattacgccattttaaaatgttggtctttggttaaaaaaaaatatttttttcgaaaagatcggaaaatttcacgaatgtttcatgttttaacattgtaaatcggaccattagttgctgagatatatatatatatatgtttgTGACcaacatttccattttttgaaaaatcagtattgattcaaaaattcataactcggtcaaagattttttgcactacctggaaatttctgaaaagttggcatttgatgttctctaaaacatatataaaaaatagtgttttttgcgaatcaagttttagtaacaaaaagtaaaaaaaaatcaccaatttgttttaccgtgtatcatttttttcagtgtagtccttatccatacctacaactttgccgaagacaccaaatagatcaaaaaattccttcaaaatatacagatttttgaattttcatacatccgttttgtatggccagctgccaaatttgtatgaaaaattatatggacaaactaatgatgcaaactgcacccaaaattcagagtcgagataatcgttctctcaaaatttattgagggctcagtgccaaaatcgatagaataatggtaccaactcacaccatcataacaaatgagttcattcgttagttgaaccaataaatctccaacaagtgtcatacatcgacttctgacttctccatggtcaccaagctgtggtggccgaggcagctgagtcattggattggtttgtcaaaggtctctggttcgattcccgttgtcgacacttttggttttttgtttgacggatgaactttttttttgcaaatgaacctcgagagaatagttctatcgcccatctcgagctgtgttctctgcgtccgtgaatggtaccactattctctctactcgagaccatcattctctcggactagcgctgccagttttgggtgtggcttctttgagcatatcAAAGGcacccaaaaaagtttcagccggattaaaaaattgaaaaaaatcggatgattttaggtaacttttttgaaaatagtcgcagacTCAGTGAATTGCTCACATACGAACAAttcacaaaatttgtaataaataAAACTGATAACTCACAACCAACTCAAAATCATCAACATTCATAAAACACAGGAatcaggaaacaaaaaaaaacttttcaaaaaaatattttgattcgaAAATTTCGCATAATCGGCATACCACGAGCATTCAAAGCCTTGAAACGCTGGtgcaatttttaaagtttgagctGGTGTGAAAACGACGATGGACGATGGATGAACcagacccaaaatagggacaaatctagaaatttgtttttgagcattgATTGTACCGATCTTTTGCGCGTGGGAGAAGTCTTTTTCCAAATTTCCCTTTCAGTGAAACTTTTGTTGCGAAGATTTTTCCGAGATAAATACCCACATCCActagaaaaaaacaattgtggTCTCATTCATCCAAAGTTGTCACTTCTCCTCATTAGAAGCTCATCAATTTGTCATCTTTGTATTATTTTCCCTTTGAAACATCCATCTGGTTTTTGTTGCCTTGTTCTGTCTGGCAAATGGAGAAATTTTATGGATGAACAACGCGCAAACACGATAAGCGCGCCCAACGCCACGTTGGCCGTGTCCTTTCTTCTTACTCCTGTTTTAGTCGATTTCTAGTCATTTTGCGCCACTCTGCGCGATGATCATCGATCGCTGCTGGAGCGCCAAGCTGACGCGTTTTCGAAACGCGGTGAACATTTCCAGAAGCGCTCTGGTTTTATCATTCCGTTATCAGGGTCTTCTGCATGGCATGTATCAATTACATCCGGCGACACGTCTGGGTCAATCCCGAGAAGTTATCTGTCCGCGGGTGACGCGACGACGGTCTGCCACGATCAGTCGCGGTTCGACAGCCAACCATCGCGGCCAGGAGCAATGGATAACTTTGACGTTACGACGGAGGACTTCCTGGCGAATGGATTTTACCAGTTCTACACCGAGTTCAACGAGGATTCGTTCGACGTGTTTCAACCGGAAGATCATCGCCTGTTCGCGGAGTCGTTGGCGATTGAACCTTCTTCGGAGGTCGTTGACCCCGCGAGTAGTGACCACCCAGCCAAGGACGTCGATCTGGAGGTCAACGTCGAAAACTTCATCCTTGAGTACAGCTGCGTCGAGTTCAGCCAAATCTGGGAAAGCGACTTCAAGCTACCGGAGCGCACCTTCCTGTGCGATGAGTCGTGCGCTCGATTTTGCAACCCTCAACCGGTGGAACCCGCTGAGCTCATCAAACCGGAACCCCCCACCGAAGAGCAACCCCAAAGCTTCGTCTGCCCGTTCGACACGTGCCGCAAGGTGTACGCCAAGCCGGTCCACCTGAAGGCGCACCTGCGGCGCCACATCGGAGACAAACCGTACCACTGCAAGTGGCCCAGCTGCAAGTGGCGATTCTCGCGGTCCGACGAGCTGGCCCGCCACTTCCGGTCCCACTCGGGGGTGCGCCCGTACGGGTGTGATTTTTGTCCGAAGAGTTTCTCCCGGTCGGACCACCTGGCCAAGCACAGGAAGGTGCACGAGCGCAAGTTTGCGGCCGGCAAGTGCAAAGGCGTGTGGGTCAACCTGCCCCGGGGACGGCCCGGACGGAAGCCGAAGAATGCAGGCGGTGGGGGGAAGGGGTGACACGGGAGGCTCTGTAGGGTTAGTAAAAGTTTCGTGCaataaaaacagttttgtttatcagttttattttagaagggagcgttcttttattacgtaacgcaaaaaatcggatttttagaccccctcccctcccacgtaataaaatttccatacaaatttttaaaatgttttatggagcgtaacacggcctccgacccacCCCCCactgcgtttttttttattttattttttttttatttttaaggacCCTCCATCACACCCCCACACCAAAAAGCTCATAATTGAGCCCCCTGGTAGTGGTCTCCTTAAATGCTCAGCTAACAAAAGTTAATGTTAAGGACGAAAGCAAACTAAATTTAAGCTGAGAACATTGTTTTACAAAGAAATGCTAATATTGGTGGGCAATGAAGAATAACTACTGCTAATACTAAGGTGAAATCCCAGTGGAAAAAAGATTTCCTTTTAAGGGATCcacaaaactaaaataaatgaaaatagctCGACTAATAACAAGAAATATAACCTATTTTATGTATTCGGTGTTAAGTGTATTCTATTGGAACAGTTCGTGTAACTTATGTTTTAAATGCTGTTTTaatctgattttgaaaatggagGTGCTAGTGGTTTGTTTCAAATCAAGGGGAAGTGTGTTGTATTTAGTAGGACCAATGAATGATATGCGTCTTTGACCAAGGTTGGTTGAAGCTTGCTCACGTCGCAGGTGGTCATTTTGTCTAGTTGAATGAAAATGTGGTGCACTTGTTAAGGTTATGTTATGGTGCATTACAGGATTATTTAGAAGATTGTGCACAAATACTAATGTTTGGTAATCCCTTAGGTAATTCAAAGGAAGTATTGTATGAGATAATTCGGAATACAGTTGTAAAGTTGGGTACAGTAATggtttgtaaaaaattgttttgagacAGCGATTTTGGAGTGTACGAATTTTCTTTAATGAAGTACTGGAGGCATAGCCCCAAGTTGACACAAGGTGATTCAGTTGGGAATGAAAAtacgcaaaataaaattttaatagaacATGCCGAGGAACAAAATTTCGCACTCGCCAAAGCATGCCACATAAAGGGGCCAATTTCTTTTCAACGTGATTAACTTGGTATGCCCAGGAAAGTGTCGGGTCTAAGTGTATTCCCAAATATTTAAAGCAatttactttttcaatttcttgatTCCCTAGTCTTGGATGTTCGTGTTCCGTTATGACTTTACGAATTGAATGAAATATcatgtacttggttttactaaGGTTTAACGACAAAAGATttgcatcaaagaaatttttGAGTACTCCCAGATCAGCCTCAATTGATTCAATTATtgtgttaatatttttatttggataaaataGAGCTGTATCGTCGGCAAATAACCTAGGAGTACCGCATAACTGTAATTTCCCTAAGTCATTGATATAAAGAAGAAATAGCAAAGGGCCAATGTTGCTGCCTTGTGGCACACCAACTCCAATTGTTTGATTAGAACTGCGGGCGTCATTAATTGCAACAAATTGCTTACGATTTGACAAATAACTTTTAATTAAATCATTGGCAAGGCCTCGGATGCCAtacatttcaagtttttttaaaagaatgttGTGATCTAACGTATCGAACGCTTTCTTGAGATCCAAAAATAATGCGCCTACAGATTTTTTAGAGTCAACTTCTTTAATTATATCATCAACCAATTCAAGtatcgctgtttgtgtgcttgatCCCTGCCTAAATCCGTACTGaaatttatacaatatttttctttttgacaAGTGTTTAACTAACCTATTGACaagaagtttttcaaatattttattaaaaactgataaagtaGAAATTGGTCGATAGTTATTACAGTCGTCAGGATCACCAGCTTTAAAAACCGGTATAACTTTGgcaattttcaaacattctgGATATTCTCCAGTAACCaacatcaaattaaaacattgtgagagaatttgagcaaaaataccACAATTTCTCTTAAGAATATTCACAGGAAAATTATCCGGCCCgcaactttttttgttcttGAGAGATTTTATTAAAGTAATAACTTCAATTTCATTGGATGGCCACAGTACAATTGTGTGATCAATTCGACTTAAGTTGTTAATTGGATTAGAATTCAAGTTCCGTGGTATGTTCCCTGCAAGTTGACTACCAATATTGGAAAAGAAGTTGTTGAATACTTCGCAGACTTCAGCATCGTTATTTGTTCTTGTCCCATTATTAACCAAGcagattttgttgtttttcttccCTACGCCAAATACAACCTTAATATTACTCCAAAGCTTTGAGTGATTAGTAACATTCAGTAGTTTTTCATAATATGATTTCTTACATTTCGTTTTCGTGTCATCTACTTTCTGAGAAATATGTTTAAGCATGTCTTTCAAGTGTTGATTAGTTGGGTTTCGTTTGACTCGTTTTAtgtaattgttttttattttgcagaGCGTCCATAAATCGAAAGTCATCCAGGGGCAGTTACCCTTAACGGTTATTGATTTTTCAACAGTTCGTGTATTTTTTTCCAACAGTGAATTATAAGTTGAGGTGATCAACTGTAAGGAATTACTGACATCTGTAACATGATCAAAATTGTTGATAAAGTTATCGAAAGCGTTATTAAGTTTTCTGTGGTTTACAATAGTTTtactcaatttaattttttctttatCGATTGGTAATTTAAAAGAGGAAATAATTGGTGAATGGTCACTTAAATAATGAGAAATTGTATCATTTCGCAAACAACATGAATCATCTACTTTACACAGCACGTGATCCAAAATGTTGCCACTTAAAGGTCTTGTGGGGACTGTATTCGAGCAAATATAATTATACGATTCCAGTAATCTTAGATATCTATCAGAAATGTTATGGAGTGCCCTGTTGATAGGTATATTAATATCTCCCACAATAATACATGAATAATTTGCAGGTGtacaacttaaaatattttccaggtAATCAGCAAATCTCCCATAATCGAAATTGGGTGGCCGATAAACTCCATGAATATGGTAAAAGTGCCCTTTTATTATGAGTTCAATTTGAATGTGGTGAAAGCCATCgatacaaacatttttcaataatttacttgtagaatttttatgtacaaaaaCTGCTAAACCTCCATTAGATTgatctctaatctaatctaatctaatctaatctaatctaatctaatctaatcagaccctagcgcagccaatctttcgaagggatcctggagagtgccttaggtgttcgaacaacaacacaattctgaatcgacaggggaggaagaagcgtggggacacaccaccatacgctccgagattgtTTAGCTGTATTCGTTGGGaacaccatgctaagaaggtttggtactccgggaccctctgggatgggacattgtatttccacgaatgccctggacactatttgccgtggttatagcgccacaactcgctctctgtaacagtattcctaattccagtccaagctcaccaagtcgtcatggcctattGGTTAggatttttgcttaccaatccaaaggacgggggaacGAACCCCGGCTCGAGCGACttagatttttcgttcatattcatcatttcaaatttatgtgttcttaactttctcgtttggagcagatgggcatcgaacccagaaccattcgcttacaaagcgaacaccgtaaccagtcagccacggccgctcctaactAAACCTCCATTAGATTGATCTctacctgaaaaaaaaatgaattataatTGGGAATCTCATAAAGtgcacaaaaatcatttttcagccAGGTTTCGCCTAAGACAACTATATCAACAGAAGTTTTACTGCTGTCCAAGGTTTgcaaaatatcatcaaatttgTTAAGATCATTGATTGCTCTAACGTTCCACTgtagtattttaaaaaacttattttcattcaaagagtagcttgcgttacgtaataaaagaacggtCCCTCACTTGTTTTTTGTTCAacgtatccaggtttttaagcgaagatggcgttcgaattgtgaacgcccgaaatgtcaaagtcATGCAGTGGtacaacattacgaaaaaagtgtgctatGGCATGACAGTCACATTGTTTGCTAGTGTTGGTGCTACTGAGTGATTCTGACATTTCGAAAGTTcacaattcgaacgccatcttcacttaaaaacctggatagcatTAGCACAGACAGATTGTCTGTGGTTTAAgtgcaaataaaaacataaaagttgatgtacaaacataaggggattgcatgtattcttcacaagttatcagaattttacgaaaaaagtttttttttaaagtggtaatTTTTTCCTGTGGAGCTGCGTATTGGCGTATCTTGATGTAAACAATATAATTTTTGCTCATTAAAAAAGTGCCTCCCAAATcagcaattaaaaaattacattattgTTTTCACTCATGGATTTCTTTCAAGTCAaataaataaaccatttttttctaaaaaattcttgaaaatccaaagtttataaaatcatttaaaaatttcaacagatTCCAACACCTAAACTCTAATAAATTCAGCTAAAAC
Coding sequences:
- the LOC120426767 gene encoding transcription factor Sp8-like, producing MDNFDVTTEDFLANGFYQFYTEFNEDSFDVFQPEDHRLFAESLAIEPSSEVVDPASSDHPAKDVDLEVNVENFILEYSCVEFSQIWESDFKLPERTFLCDESCARFCNPQPVEPAELIKPEPPTEEQPQSFVCPFDTCRKVYAKPVHLKAHLRRHIGDKPYHCKWPSCKWRFSRSDELARHFRSHSGVRPYGCDFCPKSFSRSDHLAKHRKVHERKFAAGKCKGVWVNLPRGRPGRKPKNAGGGGKG